Proteins encoded in a region of the Microbacterium neungamense genome:
- a CDS encoding alkaline phosphatase family protein: protein MSLMLPSSPAATRNIAGVAPELLRALRGEAESLPAVRSAVLVVVDGLGALPLRAHAGHARHLTAGMSKRDVAAAVFPTTTAAALTSILTGAAPGEHGLVGYRVRDPRRDVLVNQLSDWEDAGIDPFAWQPVPTVFERAVAAGHQAFAVGIPAYATSGFTRATLRGASFVPEKKPADRVAAAWELAAAHPGALVYCYLPEVDKAGHKHGIASAEWVRALEDVDAALGLRMPDGVGVAITADHGMIDVPAHRQLVLEDGEGWHDGVRHIGGEPRMLHVYLEPEADAAAVALRWRSGLEGAADVVTRDEAVRAGLFGAVVSAAAVERLGDLLVVARGNRALYDGADADQRGRNMVGQHGGLTDEEWRVPLLLRGAFEG from the coding sequence ATGTCTCTCATGCTACCGTCCAGCCCCGCCGCGACGCGGAACATCGCCGGGGTGGCGCCGGAGCTGCTGCGTGCGCTGCGCGGCGAGGCGGAGAGCCTCCCGGCGGTGCGCTCGGCGGTCCTCGTTGTCGTCGACGGGCTGGGGGCTCTGCCACTGCGGGCGCACGCGGGGCACGCCCGCCACCTCACCGCCGGCATGTCCAAGCGCGATGTCGCCGCAGCGGTGTTCCCCACCACCACCGCCGCCGCGCTCACCAGCATCCTCACCGGCGCGGCGCCCGGCGAGCACGGGCTCGTCGGCTACCGCGTGCGCGACCCCCGCCGCGACGTCCTGGTGAACCAGCTCAGCGACTGGGAGGACGCCGGCATCGATCCGTTCGCCTGGCAGCCGGTCCCCACCGTGTTCGAACGGGCCGTCGCCGCCGGGCACCAGGCGTTCGCGGTCGGGATCCCCGCCTACGCCACCAGCGGATTCACCCGGGCCACGCTGCGCGGGGCGTCGTTCGTGCCGGAGAAGAAGCCGGCCGACCGGGTGGCCGCGGCCTGGGAGCTTGCCGCCGCGCATCCGGGCGCCCTCGTGTACTGCTACCTGCCCGAGGTCGACAAGGCCGGGCACAAGCACGGCATCGCCTCCGCGGAGTGGGTGCGCGCGCTCGAGGACGTCGACGCCGCACTCGGGCTGCGGATGCCGGACGGCGTCGGCGTCGCGATCACCGCGGACCACGGCATGATCGACGTCCCCGCGCACCGGCAGCTCGTCCTCGAGGACGGGGAGGGCTGGCACGACGGGGTGCGGCACATCGGCGGGGAGCCGCGGATGCTGCACGTGTACCTGGAGCCGGAGGCGGATGCCGCCGCGGTCGCCCTGCGCTGGCGTTCCGGCCTGGAGGGCGCCGCCGACGTGGTCACCCGTGACGAGGCCGTGCGCGCGGGCCTGTTCGGCGCCGTGGTCAGCGCCGCCGCGGTCGAGCGCCTGGGCGATCTCCTCGTCGTCGCCCGCGGCAACCGGGCCCTGTACGACGGCGCCGACGCGGATCAGCGCGGGCGCAACATGGTCGGGCAGCACGGCGGGCTGACCGACGAGGAGTGGCGGGTTCCGCTGCTGCTGCGCGGCGCGTTCGAGGGCTGA
- the sepH gene encoding septation protein SepH — protein MENVTIVGTEAGVLVLATESGQRFALPIDDVLHREIRRATREADPAPARLAASPREIQAQIRAGLSAAEVSELLGVSLQDVERFEGPVLAEREHIIDQALAVPVLIGSEVEPDAQPTFGTAIRAKLADLDATDERWASWKDESGWTVKLEFTANEVAHDARWSFDPRRSALAPLNADATQLSRQGSLPDGLIPRLRALETERVSPYKDDSRFDSGAFGPRLVPTPEPDAGDPSAPERPSTAAHEAAARRAPEQSTTSAETADLLEALRRRRGQREPAPVLAEEEDGARTTEPTPIALFDAPDAEREEPRPQPEPAESGGRRRRRNAMPSWDEIVFGARSDE, from the coding sequence ATGGAAAACGTCACCATCGTCGGAACAGAAGCGGGAGTCCTCGTCCTCGCGACCGAGTCCGGGCAGCGCTTCGCGCTCCCCATCGACGACGTGCTGCACCGCGAGATCCGTCGTGCGACGCGTGAGGCGGATCCCGCCCCGGCGCGCCTGGCGGCGAGCCCCCGCGAGATTCAGGCGCAGATCCGCGCCGGGCTGTCCGCGGCCGAGGTCTCCGAGCTGCTGGGCGTCAGCCTGCAGGACGTGGAGCGCTTCGAGGGCCCGGTGCTGGCCGAGCGCGAGCACATCATCGATCAGGCGCTGGCGGTGCCCGTGCTCATCGGCAGCGAGGTCGAGCCCGACGCGCAGCCGACCTTCGGCACCGCGATCCGCGCCAAGCTCGCCGATCTGGACGCCACGGACGAGCGCTGGGCGAGCTGGAAGGACGAGTCCGGCTGGACCGTCAAGCTCGAGTTCACCGCGAACGAGGTCGCCCACGACGCGCGCTGGAGCTTCGACCCGCGCCGCAGCGCACTCGCACCGCTGAACGCAGACGCCACGCAGCTGTCGCGGCAGGGCTCGCTGCCGGACGGCCTCATCCCGCGCCTGCGCGCGCTGGAGACCGAGCGGGTCTCGCCGTACAAGGACGACAGCCGGTTCGACTCGGGCGCGTTCGGCCCCCGCCTGGTGCCCACCCCCGAGCCGGATGCCGGCGACCCGTCCGCCCCGGAACGGCCCAGCACCGCCGCGCACGAGGCCGCCGCCCGCCGCGCCCCGGAGCAGTCCACCACCAGCGCGGAGACGGCCGATCTGCTGGAGGCGCTGCGCCGCCGCCGCGGTCAGCGCGAGCCGGCGCCGGTGCTGGCCGAGGAAGAGGACGGCGCCCGCACCACCGAGCCCACCCCGATCGCGCTCTTCGACGCCCCCGACGCCGAGCGCGAGGAACCGCGCCCGCAGCCCGAGCCCGCCGAGAGCGGGGGCCGCCGGCGCCGCCGGAACGCGATGCCGTCGTGGGACGAGATCGTGTTCGGCGCCCGCTCCGATGAGTGA
- a CDS encoding alanine racemase C-terminal domain-containing protein, whose product MSGSRSLPRAEISARAVREAAEAAVAAGGVVADLRGDAYGHGVAETARVVTDAGVRAVLVDDARTVESLAASGIRAVTDGEADIAPEALYGLPGAEDSRTPAMRLAGRVLSVKRMLAGEAVSYGYTHRATVDTTTALVTGGYAQGVVRALGNHARVEIDGVLRPIIGRVAMDVCVVDLEGAHAEEGTDVIYFGGTGPARDALADWARITGLRPTELVAVAGAKAVREWRA is encoded by the coding sequence ATGAGCGGCTCTCGCAGCCTGCCGCGGGCCGAGATCTCGGCGCGCGCCGTCCGCGAGGCGGCCGAGGCGGCCGTCGCCGCCGGCGGCGTTGTCGCCGACCTGCGCGGCGACGCGTACGGTCACGGCGTCGCAGAGACGGCGCGGGTGGTGACGGATGCCGGCGTCCGCGCCGTGCTGGTGGACGACGCGCGGACCGTCGAAAGCCTCGCGGCATCCGGCATCCGCGCCGTCACCGACGGCGAGGCGGACATCGCCCCCGAGGCGCTGTACGGCCTGCCCGGCGCGGAGGACAGCCGGACGCCCGCCATGCGCCTCGCCGGGCGGGTGCTCTCGGTGAAGCGGATGCTCGCGGGCGAGGCCGTCTCGTACGGGTACACGCACCGCGCCACCGTGGACACCACCACGGCGCTCGTCACCGGCGGGTACGCGCAGGGCGTCGTGCGGGCTCTCGGCAATCACGCCCGGGTGGAGATCGACGGGGTGCTGCGCCCGATCATCGGCCGCGTGGCGATGGACGTCTGCGTCGTGGACCTGGAGGGGGCGCACGCGGAGGAGGGGACGGACGTGATCTACTTCGGCGGCACCGGGCCGGCCCGGGACGCGCTGGCGGACTGGGCCCGCATCACCGGCCTCCGCCCCACCGAGCTGGTCGCCGTGGCCGGCGCGAAGGCGGTGCGCGAATGGCGAGCATGA
- a CDS encoding DNA gyrase/topoisomerase IV subunit B, whose translation MTAEYSAHHLQVLEGLEAVRKRPGMYIGSNGSPGLMHCLWEIIDNAVDEAVAGNGSRIDVVLHADGSVEVRDRGRGVPVDIEPRTGLSGVEVVYTKLHAGGKFGGGSYAASGGLHGVGASVVNALSERLDVEVDRGGKTYAMSFHRGEPGVFADRGEPRPDAPFTPFEERSELRIVGKVAKGVTGTRVRYWADRQIFTKDAAFQLAELETRARQTAFLVPGLEIVVRDERASTDGAANETSYHYEGGISEFVEYLATDAPVTDTWRLQGSGSFTETVPVLQPDGSMKSTEVERECTVDIALRWGTGYDTVIRSFVNIIATPKGGTHQQGFEQELLKTLRGQVEQNARRLKVGNDKLEKDDVLAGLTAVLTVSLPEPQFEGQTKEVLGTPAVRAIVAQVVRKELAQRFSSTKRDDKNQVSMLLDKVVAEMKARVSARAHKETQRRKNALESSSLPAKLVDCRTNDVSQSELFIVEGDSALGTAKHARNSEFQALLPIRGKILNVQKASISDMLSNAECASIIQVIGAGSGRSFDLDAARYGKIILMSDADVDGAHIRTLLLTLFFRYMRPLIEDGRVFAAVPPLHRVIVMNPGSKPNETIYTYSEQELHSLLAKLRKQGRRWHEPVQRYKGLGEMDAEQLATTTMDRNGRLLRRVRMEDAEAAGRVFELLMGNEVAPRREFIVDSADRLTRDAIDA comes from the coding sequence GTGACCGCCGAGTATTCCGCCCATCATCTCCAGGTGCTCGAAGGCCTCGAGGCGGTCCGCAAGCGACCCGGCATGTACATCGGGTCGAACGGCTCCCCGGGCCTGATGCACTGCCTCTGGGAGATCATCGACAACGCCGTGGACGAGGCCGTGGCCGGCAACGGCTCCCGCATCGACGTGGTGCTGCACGCCGACGGCAGCGTCGAGGTGCGTGACCGCGGGCGCGGCGTCCCGGTCGACATCGAACCGCGCACCGGGCTCTCCGGCGTCGAGGTCGTGTACACCAAGCTGCACGCCGGCGGGAAGTTCGGCGGCGGCTCCTACGCGGCCTCCGGCGGCCTGCACGGCGTGGGCGCCTCGGTCGTGAACGCCCTCTCCGAGCGGCTCGACGTCGAGGTCGACCGCGGCGGGAAGACCTACGCGATGTCCTTCCACCGCGGCGAGCCTGGCGTGTTCGCCGACCGCGGCGAGCCGCGCCCCGACGCGCCGTTCACCCCGTTCGAGGAGCGCAGCGAGCTGCGCATCGTCGGCAAGGTCGCCAAGGGCGTCACCGGCACCCGGGTGCGCTACTGGGCGGACCGGCAGATCTTCACCAAGGACGCCGCGTTCCAGCTCGCGGAGCTGGAGACCCGCGCCCGGCAGACCGCCTTCCTCGTCCCGGGGCTCGAGATCGTCGTCCGCGACGAGCGCGCCTCGACCGACGGCGCGGCGAACGAGACGTCGTATCACTACGAGGGCGGCATCTCCGAGTTCGTCGAGTACCTGGCCACGGATGCCCCGGTCACCGACACCTGGCGTCTGCAGGGCAGCGGAAGCTTCACCGAGACCGTCCCGGTGCTGCAGCCGGACGGGTCGATGAAGTCCACCGAGGTGGAGCGCGAGTGCACGGTCGACATCGCACTGCGGTGGGGCACCGGCTACGACACCGTGATCCGCTCCTTCGTCAACATCATCGCCACGCCGAAGGGCGGCACGCACCAGCAGGGCTTCGAGCAGGAGCTGCTGAAGACGCTGCGCGGCCAGGTCGAGCAGAACGCGCGGCGGCTCAAGGTCGGCAACGACAAGCTCGAGAAGGACGACGTGCTCGCCGGTCTCACCGCCGTGCTCACCGTCTCGCTGCCGGAGCCGCAGTTCGAGGGGCAGACCAAGGAGGTCCTCGGCACCCCTGCGGTGCGCGCGATCGTCGCGCAGGTGGTGCGCAAGGAGCTCGCGCAGCGGTTCTCGTCGACCAAGCGCGACGACAAGAACCAGGTGTCGATGCTGCTGGACAAGGTCGTCGCCGAGATGAAGGCGCGGGTCTCCGCGCGGGCCCACAAGGAGACCCAGCGCCGCAAGAACGCGCTGGAGTCGTCCTCGCTGCCGGCCAAGCTCGTCGACTGCCGCACGAACGACGTGAGCCAGTCGGAGCTGTTCATCGTCGAGGGCGACTCGGCCCTCGGCACCGCCAAGCACGCCCGCAACAGCGAGTTCCAGGCGCTGCTGCCGATCCGCGGCAAGATCCTCAACGTGCAGAAGGCGTCCATCAGTGACATGCTTTCCAACGCCGAGTGCGCCTCGATCATCCAGGTGATCGGCGCCGGCTCCGGCCGCTCCTTCGATCTGGACGCCGCCCGCTACGGCAAGATCATCCTGATGAGCGACGCCGACGTCGACGGCGCGCACATCCGCACCCTGCTGCTGACCCTGTTCTTCCGGTACATGCGGCCGCTGATCGAGGACGGCCGGGTGTTCGCCGCCGTCCCGCCGCTGCACCGCGTGATCGTGATGAACCCCGGCTCCAAGCCGAACGAGACGATCTACACCTACTCCGAGCAGGAGCTGCACAGCCTGCTCGCGAAGCTGCGCAAGCAGGGCCGCCGCTGGCACGAGCCGGTGCAGCGCTACAAGGGTCTCGGCGAGATGGACGCCGAGCAGCTGGCCACCACGACGATGGACCGCAACGGCCGCCTGCTGCGCCGGGTGCGGATGGAGGACGCCGAGGCGGCCGGTCGCGTGTTCGAGCTGCTGATGGGCAACGAGGTCGCACCGCGCCGCGAGTTCATCGTCGACTCCGCCGACCGCCTCACCCGCGACGCGATCGACGCCTGA
- a CDS encoding DUF4193 domain-containing protein yields the protein MATDYDAPRKSEDDSESIEALKERVPDARSGSGDVEDSDNPTGFELPGADLSDVELDVVVLPAQQDEFTCMNCFLVKHRSQLDHEDANGPICKECAA from the coding sequence ATGGCAACCGACTACGACGCGCCCCGCAAGAGCGAAGACGACTCCGAGTCGATCGAAGCCCTCAAGGAGCGTGTGCCGGACGCCCGGTCCGGCTCCGGGGACGTCGAAGACTCGGACAACCCGACGGGCTTCGAGCTCCCGGGGGCGGACCTGTCCGACGTGGAGCTCGACGTCGTCGTGCTGCCCGCCCAGCAGGACGAGTTCACCTGCATGAACTGCTTCCTGGTGAAGCACCGTTCGCAGCTGGACCACGAGGACGCGAACGGCCCCATCTGCAAGGAGTGCGCGGCCTGA
- a CDS encoding DUF3710 domain-containing protein, with protein MSEENTPEQAAPVLKSAPADRATAGPFDDAEANPVRPYIDLGGIKVLPREGLNLRLEVEEQTKRIVAVGLDYAGSSLQVQPFAAPRSRGLWDETRVQLRDQIRAQGGRVEEREGPLGKELLAEVPATAAEGSGMRLARFVGVDGPRWFLRGVIGGDAAADPAAAAQVEDLFRSIVVVRGSAPMPPRDLIPLKMPSTPGAA; from the coding sequence ATGAGCGAAGAGAACACTCCAGAGCAGGCCGCGCCGGTGCTGAAGTCGGCGCCCGCCGATCGCGCCACGGCCGGGCCGTTCGACGACGCCGAGGCGAACCCGGTCCGCCCCTACATCGACCTCGGCGGCATCAAGGTGCTGCCGCGCGAAGGCCTCAACCTGCGGCTGGAGGTGGAGGAGCAGACCAAACGGATCGTGGCCGTCGGCCTCGACTACGCCGGATCCTCCCTGCAGGTGCAGCCGTTCGCCGCCCCGCGCTCGCGCGGACTGTGGGATGAGACGCGGGTCCAGCTGCGCGACCAGATCCGGGCGCAGGGCGGGCGCGTCGAGGAGCGCGAGGGACCGCTCGGCAAGGAGCTGCTCGCGGAGGTCCCGGCCACCGCGGCCGAGGGGTCCGGCATGCGCCTGGCGCGCTTCGTGGGCGTCGACGGACCGCGCTGGTTCCTACGCGGCGTGATCGGCGGGGACGCCGCCGCCGATCCGGCGGCGGCCGCGCAGGTGGAGGACCTGTTCCGCTCGATCGTCGTCGTCCGCGGCAGCGCGCCGATGCCTCCGCGCGACCTCATCCCGCTGAAGATGCCCTCCACTCCGGGCGCCGCGTGA
- a CDS encoding DUF3093 family protein, with amino-acid sequence MRLMQNHERDTRPLYRERLAPGLWLLVTIALAGPMTTLVFLPAGSTTLALVIGVLVSLLLVVASIAFSPVVAVADGELRAGRAHIDAGWLGEPEVYTGEEARARRGPRLPGDGWHLIRGGIDGLVVVPITDPADPVRSWSISTRTPDRLAAAIRRAAGRPGR; translated from the coding sequence ATGAGGCTAATGCAGAACCACGAACGCGATACGCGGCCGCTCTACCGTGAGCGCCTGGCGCCCGGCCTCTGGCTGCTGGTGACCATCGCCCTGGCGGGGCCGATGACGACACTCGTGTTCCTGCCCGCCGGATCCACGACCCTCGCCCTGGTCATCGGCGTGCTGGTCTCGCTGCTCCTCGTCGTCGCGAGCATCGCCTTCTCCCCCGTCGTCGCCGTCGCCGACGGCGAGCTCCGCGCCGGTCGCGCGCACATCGACGCCGGCTGGCTGGGTGAGCCGGAGGTGTACACCGGCGAGGAGGCGAGGGCGCGCCGGGGTCCGCGGCTGCCCGGGGACGGCTGGCACCTCATCCGCGGCGGCATCGACGGCCTGGTGGTGGTCCCGATCACCGACCCGGCCGACCCGGTGCGCTCCTGGAGCATCTCCACCCGCACACCGGATCGGCTCGCAGCGGCCATCCGCCGCGCCGCCGGCCGGCCCGGACGCTGA
- the dut gene encoding dUTP diphosphatase, with protein MTESVGVPIIAATVPAYAHPGDAGADLVAAEAVTLAPGERALVGTGVRIALPEGYAAFVVPRSGLAAKHGITVVNSPGTVDAGYRGEIKVCLLNTDRNDAYDVAVGDRIAQLIVMPVVRAVFSPVDELPDSVRGDGGFGSTGYTRGESE; from the coding sequence GTGACCGAATCCGTTGGTGTCCCCATTATCGCCGCCACCGTCCCGGCCTACGCCCACCCGGGCGACGCGGGTGCCGATCTCGTCGCCGCCGAGGCGGTGACCCTCGCCCCCGGGGAGCGCGCCCTCGTCGGCACCGGCGTGCGGATCGCCCTCCCGGAGGGGTACGCCGCCTTCGTGGTGCCCCGCAGCGGGCTGGCCGCCAAGCACGGCATCACCGTGGTGAACAGCCCCGGCACGGTGGACGCGGGCTATCGCGGGGAGATCAAGGTCTGCCTGCTGAACACCGACAGGAACGACGCGTACGATGTGGCGGTCGGTGACCGGATCGCGCAGCTGATCGTGATGCCCGTCGTCCGGGCCGTCTTCTCACCGGTCGACGAGCTGCCCGACAGCGTGCGCGGCGACGGCGGCTTCGGATCGACCGGCTATACACGGGGAGAGAGCGAATGA
- a CDS encoding DUF7455 domain-containing protein: MNATTERVEYRLTAMDRCDSCGAQAYIAAEVNGSELLFCAHHGRKYEEKLRAIATSWHDETARLEETA, translated from the coding sequence ATGAACGCTACGACCGAGCGGGTCGAGTACCGCCTCACCGCCATGGACCGGTGCGACTCCTGCGGGGCCCAGGCCTACATCGCCGCCGAGGTGAACGGGTCCGAGCTGCTGTTCTGCGCCCACCACGGACGCAAGTACGAGGAGAAGCTGCGCGCCATCGCCACGAGCTGGCACGACGAGACCGCCCGTCTCGAGGAGACCGCCTGA
- a CDS encoding DNA gyrase/topoisomerase IV subunit A — MPRTQPSEPVQERIQDIDLSQEMQGSFLEYAYSVIYSRALPDARDGLKPVQRRILYQMAEMGLRPDRGHVKSARVVGEVMGKLHPHGDAPIYDALVRLAQPFSLRVALVDGHGNFGSLDDGPAASRYTEARLAAPALAMTEGLDEDVVDFIPNYDGQFQQPAVLPAAFPNLLVNGTSGIAVGMATNMAPHNLIEVVAAATHLLENPDATTEELMEFVPGPDFPSGGIVMGLDGVREAYATGRGAFKVRGKVSVEPLGPRKTGIVVTELPYMVGPERLIEKIRDAVQSKKLQGISDVTDLTDRNHGLRIQIGIKTGFDPHAVLEQLYRLTPLEDSFSINNVALVDGQPRTLGLKELLSVYVQHRLEVITRRSRFRLARREERLHLVEGLLIAILDIDEVIQVIRTSDDSDQARARLRDVFDLSDPQAEYILELRLRRLTKFSRIELEAERDRLQAEIAELKDLLASDVLLRAQVAKELDAAAEAYGTPRRTMLLNAAPPKPRSAKGAADLQIADAPTVVVLSTTGRAVRVDLADGQGIVPPARRSKHDAILATLSTTTRTEIGAITSAGRVMRFSPVDLPSVPPASIHLSAGVALRDYIGLLDKSERILALIRFDDDTPVALGTKDGVVKRIVPSALPPRPELEIIGLKPGDSVVGAASAPDDAELVFISSDAQLLHFAASAVRPQGAPAGGMAGIKLGASAEVVAFSAVTAPDEAVVVTVSGAEGVIAGTDAGRAKVSRFDEFPGKGRATGGVRAHAFLKGEDRLRLAWAGPEPALAVGPDGAARTLPEAGAKRDASGQPLDAVIGSVGRGIPATF; from the coding sequence ATGCCGCGCACGCAGCCGTCCGAGCCCGTCCAGGAGCGCATCCAGGACATCGATCTGTCCCAGGAGATGCAGGGATCGTTCCTCGAGTACGCGTACTCGGTGATCTACTCCCGCGCGCTGCCGGATGCGCGCGACGGGCTCAAGCCGGTGCAGCGGCGCATCCTGTACCAGATGGCGGAGATGGGGCTGCGCCCCGATCGCGGCCACGTGAAGAGCGCCCGCGTCGTCGGCGAGGTGATGGGAAAGCTGCATCCGCACGGCGATGCTCCCATCTACGACGCGCTGGTCCGCCTCGCCCAGCCCTTCTCGCTGCGCGTGGCGCTCGTGGACGGCCACGGCAACTTCGGCTCCCTGGACGACGGTCCGGCCGCCTCGCGGTACACGGAGGCGCGCCTGGCGGCCCCGGCCCTCGCGATGACGGAGGGCCTGGACGAGGACGTCGTCGACTTCATCCCGAACTACGACGGCCAGTTCCAGCAGCCGGCCGTGCTGCCGGCAGCCTTCCCGAACCTGCTGGTCAACGGCACGAGCGGCATCGCGGTCGGCATGGCGACGAACATGGCGCCGCACAACCTCATCGAGGTGGTCGCCGCCGCCACGCACCTGCTGGAGAACCCGGACGCGACCACCGAGGAGCTGATGGAGTTCGTCCCGGGCCCCGACTTCCCCTCCGGCGGGATCGTGATGGGCCTGGACGGGGTGCGCGAGGCGTACGCCACCGGCCGGGGCGCGTTCAAGGTGCGCGGCAAGGTGTCGGTCGAGCCGCTCGGGCCGCGCAAGACCGGGATCGTGGTCACCGAGCTGCCCTACATGGTCGGCCCGGAGCGCCTGATCGAGAAGATCCGCGACGCCGTGCAGTCGAAGAAGCTGCAGGGCATCAGCGACGTCACCGACCTGACCGACCGCAACCACGGGCTGCGCATCCAGATCGGCATCAAGACGGGCTTCGACCCGCACGCGGTGCTGGAGCAGCTGTACCGGCTCACCCCGCTGGAGGACTCCTTCAGCATCAACAACGTCGCCCTCGTCGACGGCCAGCCGCGCACCCTCGGCCTCAAGGAGCTGCTCTCGGTCTACGTGCAGCACCGCCTCGAGGTGATCACGCGGCGCAGCCGATTCCGCCTCGCGCGGCGCGAGGAGCGTCTGCACCTCGTCGAGGGTCTGCTCATCGCGATCCTGGACATCGACGAGGTCATCCAGGTGATCCGCACCTCGGACGACTCCGATCAGGCGCGCGCGCGGCTGCGGGACGTGTTCGACCTCAGCGACCCGCAGGCCGAGTACATCCTCGAGCTGCGGCTGCGCCGGCTGACGAAGTTCTCCCGGATCGAGCTCGAGGCCGAGCGCGACCGGCTGCAGGCCGAGATCGCCGAGCTGAAGGATCTGCTGGCCAGCGACGTGCTGCTGCGCGCCCAGGTCGCGAAGGAGCTGGACGCGGCGGCGGAGGCCTACGGCACCCCGCGCCGGACGATGCTGCTGAACGCCGCCCCGCCGAAGCCGCGCAGCGCGAAGGGCGCCGCGGACCTGCAGATCGCGGACGCGCCCACCGTGGTGGTGCTCTCCACCACCGGGCGCGCGGTGCGGGTCGATCTCGCCGACGGCCAGGGCATCGTCCCCCCGGCCCGCCGCAGCAAGCACGACGCCATCCTGGCGACCCTGAGCACGACGACGCGCACCGAGATCGGGGCGATCACCTCGGCCGGCCGTGTGATGCGCTTCTCCCCCGTCGATCTGCCGTCGGTGCCCCCGGCATCCATCCACCTCTCCGCCGGGGTGGCGCTGCGCGACTACATCGGCCTGCTCGACAAGAGCGAGCGCATCCTCGCTCTGATCCGCTTCGACGACGACACCCCGGTCGCCCTGGGCACGAAGGACGGCGTCGTCAAGCGCATCGTGCCGTCGGCGCTGCCGCCCCGACCCGAGCTGGAGATCATCGGCCTCAAGCCCGGTGACAGCGTGGTCGGCGCCGCCTCCGCGCCCGACGACGCCGAGCTGGTGTTCATCTCGTCGGATGCCCAGCTGCTGCACTTCGCGGCATCCGCCGTGCGGCCGCAGGGCGCGCCCGCGGGCGGCATGGCCGGCATAAAGCTGGGCGCCTCGGCCGAGGTGGTCGCCTTCTCGGCGGTCACCGCCCCCGACGAGGCCGTCGTCGTGACGGTGTCCGGGGCCGAGGGCGTGATCGCGGGGACGGATGCCGGACGCGCCAAGGTGTCGCGGTTCGACGAGTTCCCCGGCAAGGGCCGGGCGACCGGCGGCGTCCGCGCGCACGCCTTCCTGAAGGGCGAGGACCGGCTGCGCCTGGCCTGGGCCGGACCGGAGCCCGCGCTCGCGGTCGGACCCGACGGCGCGGCCCGCACGCTCCCCGAGGCGGGGGCCAAGCGAGACGCGTCCGGTCAGCCGCTGGACGCCGTGATCGGATCGGTGGGACGGGGCATCCCGGCGACGTTCTGA
- a CDS encoding alanine racemase has translation MASMIPPAAGPTLRISHRRFLANIDAVRMRIAPSELMLVMKDDAYGHGLEWAVDAARGDVDLFGGYDIPTSLRIAARAPGARVFAWATSAQHEVEEALHAGVELGVGTTAYLRRVIAAAERLGRRARVHLKIDTGLRRNGMRPEEWPEAVAEAAAAQRAGLLDVAGVWSHLAEASDEEDDAAAAEFRRAVAAVRTAGARPAALHLTASAASWWRPELRGSVCRIGAFCYGIRSADGPEIPGVRPIAALTAPVIAADGDGGDAVIGIGALHGLPSTLAGVRIATPAGLRELTRIDELRSSVRGWPGAAPGQEVRLFGPGAHGEPDATALAERIGTVGEEIVTRLTPAVGRVVTAA, from the coding sequence ATGGCGAGCATGATCCCGCCGGCCGCCGGGCCGACCCTGAGGATCTCGCACCGCCGGTTCCTCGCGAACATCGACGCCGTGCGGATGCGGATCGCCCCGTCCGAGCTGATGCTGGTGATGAAGGACGACGCCTACGGCCACGGCCTGGAGTGGGCGGTGGACGCCGCCCGCGGCGACGTGGACCTCTTCGGTGGCTACGACATCCCGACCTCGCTGCGGATCGCCGCGCGGGCACCCGGCGCGCGCGTGTTCGCCTGGGCCACCTCCGCGCAGCACGAGGTGGAGGAGGCTCTGCACGCCGGGGTCGAGCTCGGCGTGGGAACCACGGCGTACCTGCGGCGCGTGATCGCCGCGGCCGAACGGCTCGGCCGGCGGGCACGCGTGCACCTGAAGATCGACACCGGACTGCGCCGCAACGGCATGCGTCCCGAGGAGTGGCCGGAGGCGGTGGCCGAAGCCGCCGCGGCGCAGCGGGCGGGTCTGCTCGACGTGGCCGGGGTGTGGAGCCACCTCGCGGAGGCCAGCGACGAGGAGGACGACGCCGCGGCCGCCGAGTTCCGCCGCGCGGTCGCCGCCGTGCGCACGGCCGGCGCCCGGCCGGCGGCCCTGCACCTGACGGCGTCGGCCGCGTCGTGGTGGCGCCCCGAGCTGCGCGGCAGCGTGTGCCGGATCGGCGCGTTCTGCTACGGCATCCGCTCGGCGGACGGACCCGAGATCCCCGGGGTGCGCCCGATCGCGGCGCTCACGGCGCCCGTGATCGCCGCGGACGGCGACGGCGGCGATGCGGTGATCGGCATCGGCGCGCTGCACGGGCTGCCCTCGACCCTCGCCGGTGTGCGGATCGCCACTCCGGCAGGTCTGCGGGAACTCACCCGCATCGACGAACTGCGCAGCAGCGTGCGCGGCTGGCCGGGCGCCGCCCCCGGTCAGGAGGTCCGGCTGTTCGGGCCGGGCGCGCACGGGGAACCGGATGCCACCGCTCTCGCGGAGCGGATCGGCACGGTCGGCGAGGAGATCGTCACCCGGCTCACACCCGCGGTGGGCCGTGTCGTGACCGCGGCCTGA